A stretch of DNA from Spirosoma endbachense:
CGGACTCCCTCGACACGGTTGAGCTGATCATGGAATTTGAGAAAGAATTCAACATTTCTATCCCAGACGATCAGGCCGAAAATATCGGTACGGTTGGTCAGGCTATTACCTACCTGGAAGAAAACGCCGGTAAATAATCCCCGAGGCATAGCGACAAACGCTTTCCTCATCTAATTACCCCCGCAGTTAAACTGTATGACGTTAAAACGAGTAGTCGTAACGGGTTTAGGCGCACTTACGCCGATTGGTAATGATGTACCGACCTATTGGAACAACTTATCAGCCGGCGTAAGCGGTGCCGGCCCGATCACGAAATTTGATGCCTCCAAATTTCGCACGCAGTTCGCTTGTGAAGTAAAAGGGCTCGATGTCACGCAGTTCATCCCTCGGCAGGATGCCCGCAAAATGGATGCGTTTACCCATTATGCACTCATCGCTACCGACGAGGCCATCCGGGATTCCGGAATGGACCTCGAAAAAATTGATCGAAACAAAGTTGGTGTCATCTGGGGGTCGGGTATAGGCGGTCTGAAGTCATTCGAAGACGAAATGATCGACTATGCGAAAGGCGATGGCACTCCCCGCATCAATCCATTCTTTATCGTTCGCATGATCGCCGACAGCGCGTCGGGCCAGATTTCCATGCGTTACGGTTTCCGTGGTCCTAATTACGTTACTGTTTCGGCCTGCGCTTCAACGAACAACGGCATTATCGATGCTTTCAATTATATTCGGTTAGGCCGGATGATTATGTGCGTTGTCGGTGGCTCTGAAGCCGCCGTTACCAGAGCAGGTATTGGTGGTTTCAATGCAAATCGTGCTCTTTCGGAACGAAACAGTTCTCCCGAAACGGCATCAAGACCTTATGATAAAGATCGTGATGGTTTTGTACTGGGCGAAGGGGCTGGCTCACTCATTCTGGAGGAATACGAGCACGCGAAAGCAAGAGGAGCCAAAATCTATGCCGAACTGATCGGTGGTGGTATGTCGTCCGACGCTTATCACATCACAGCTCCCCATCCAGAAGGACTCGGTGCCTATCTGGCCATGAAAGATGCACTCGACGATGCGGGTATTGCGCCAACGGAGATTGATTATATCAATACGCATGGTACATCGACCCCTGTTGGTGATCCGCAGGAACTGAAAGCGATTCATCAATTGTTTGGTGATCATTCGTTTAAGATAAATATCAGCTCCACCAAGTCTATGACGGGCCATTTGCTGGGGGCGGCTGGAGCCGTTGAAGCGATTGCCAGTATTAAGGCTTTGGAGCATCAGCTTGTACCGCCTACCATTAACTTGTTTAATGTGGACGAGGAGATAGACTCTCGTTTCAATCTGACACCGCTAAAAGCCCAGACACGTTCACTGACCACCGTGATGAGTAATGCGTTCGGTTTTGGCGGTCATAATGCCATCGTTATTTTTCGTAAACTAAGTTGAGTCGTGCAACTCGCGCTGCCCCGTAGTTTGTTCAATCCGTTCGACTGGTTCCGGTCAAGCGACGCTAACCCCCGTAAAAATTTGCGGAGGTCGATCGCTCATATCATTGGGGAACGTCCGTCAAACATAGGCCTTTACCAACTGGCATTACGGCATACCTCGGCTTCGAAGGCGACAGCGATTGAGGGCTTTCGTGAATCCAATGAACGGTTAGAATACCTGGGTGATGCCGTTTTAGGGATGGTTATTGCGGAGTTCCTGTTCAAAAAATATCCCTACAAAGACGAAGGCTTCTTAACCGAGATTCGCTCACGAATTGTTAATCGCGAAACGCTGAACGGAATTTCACGAAAGATAGGCCTCGATCACCTGATCGAGTACGACGGTAGCCGAACTCGGAGCCTTCCTGCCCGTACATCCATGTACGGTGACGCGCTGGAAGCGTTGGTTGGCGCCGTCTATCTGGACAAAGGCTTTCGGTTTTCCCGCCGGTTTATTCTGAAAGAATTGCTTTCTCATTACGACATCGATTCGGTCGTTCAGAATAATGTAAACTTTAAAAGCCGCCTGATCGAGTGGGCGCAACGGGCGGGCAAAGAAATCCGTTTCGAAATTTTGTCCGAAAAAGGCAATAGCCATTTTCGCGAATTCATTGCGCAGGTCACAATCGATGAAGAGCAATTTGCTACTGGTAGCGGCTACAGCAAAAAGAAAGCTGAGCAGGCAGCCGCCGAGAAAGCCCTTGAGCTTTTAGACGCTAAATAAGTCACCGTTCTTCCCCATTATCCGTAGAATCTTAACCGCACTAGCCTAGTCGTCTTATCTGTAATTCATTTGCTCCCAAAGCAAATTACGGCTTCATCCCGCGTCATTTTGTCAACTTCAAGCCTATAAAAAGTCAGAATAATGACATTATGGCCGTTATTATTGAGGAGCTATTGGCGTGGCACAAAGTTTGAAAAATAACGTAGCATAACTGTTAACTTATTTTCTAACACAAAACCCAACAAATAGTCATGAA
This window harbors:
- the rnc gene encoding ribonuclease III, yielding MQLALPRSLFNPFDWFRSSDANPRKNLRRSIAHIIGERPSNIGLYQLALRHTSASKATAIEGFRESNERLEYLGDAVLGMVIAEFLFKKYPYKDEGFLTEIRSRIVNRETLNGISRKIGLDHLIEYDGSRTRSLPARTSMYGDALEALVGAVYLDKGFRFSRRFILKELLSHYDIDSVVQNNVNFKSRLIEWAQRAGKEIRFEILSEKGNSHFREFIAQVTIDEEQFATGSGYSKKKAEQAAAEKALELLDAK
- a CDS encoding acyl carrier protein; its protein translation is MSEIAQKVKNIIVEKLGVEESEVTPEASFTNDLGADSLDTVELIMEFEKEFNISIPDDQAENIGTVGQAITYLEENAGK
- the fabF gene encoding beta-ketoacyl-ACP synthase II: MTLKRVVVTGLGALTPIGNDVPTYWNNLSAGVSGAGPITKFDASKFRTQFACEVKGLDVTQFIPRQDARKMDAFTHYALIATDEAIRDSGMDLEKIDRNKVGVIWGSGIGGLKSFEDEMIDYAKGDGTPRINPFFIVRMIADSASGQISMRYGFRGPNYVTVSACASTNNGIIDAFNYIRLGRMIMCVVGGSEAAVTRAGIGGFNANRALSERNSSPETASRPYDKDRDGFVLGEGAGSLILEEYEHAKARGAKIYAELIGGGMSSDAYHITAPHPEGLGAYLAMKDALDDAGIAPTEIDYINTHGTSTPVGDPQELKAIHQLFGDHSFKINISSTKSMTGHLLGAAGAVEAIASIKALEHQLVPPTINLFNVDEEIDSRFNLTPLKAQTRSLTTVMSNAFGFGGHNAIVIFRKLS